TTTTCATGATTATTACAACCGGCTACTTCTGACGGATCATGCCATCTCTTGGACTACATATGTACTCCTTTATTATTGAGCAAATACTTTCCTTTGATTTTTTGCAAACCTCCTAGCCGTACTTTTTGTATCCTCTTTTTTGTGTTCTGCTGGCTGATGAGATGTGCATTACCTGGGTGATGAAGAAAATCGATGGGTCACGCCATCTCCTGAAGTACATTTGCACATTTTTACTACTTTAGACTGACTATACATGCATTCCTTCATTGGTTATGAAACTTATTGCTCATTGTGTTTTGTTGGGTTGAACTGCATGATTTCGGGTGATGAAGAAAATCGTTCGGATTCTCACTGATATTTCATGATTAGTGTAACCAGCTACTTCTGATGGATGATGGCATCTCCTGTATTACATTTTCACCGCTTTATGACTGGTCGTACATGCACTCCTTGTGTTGGTCGCAACCTTGTTGCTCTTTGTGTTATATTGGGTCTTTTTTATGCTTCTGCATGATGAAGAAAATTGTTCGGATTCCCACTGATACTTCATGATTATCACAACCAGCTACTTCTGACAGACCATGCCATTTTGTTCTTTTAAGAGATTTTGCTCTATTTTGGGTTTTAATTCATTCAATAGTTTGTTggtgtttattttcctttgagccTGTGATATTATCAAAATGTTTGCTACTCCTAATGGGTTTATCCCACTTGATGATCTTAACCACCAAAATCTCTAAGGCACTTAGTTCTAGTCTAATGTTATCAGTACAGTACATCCGTTGTTGCTAGTTTTTTTCATTATGAGCTGATGTTTGTGCATACCGTTTCTCATCACTCTATGGCCAAGTATTCAGGAGTTGGAGGAAAAGAGGAAGGAGAAGGACAAGATCTCCTACGACATGAGAAAGCAACTAGCGAAGCTCCGCGTCAAGGCTGAGAAGGCAGCCGAAAGAAGTTAGGATCTCACCTGGAGATCCTGGCCCCTATCAAATACTAAAGCTATCGTGCGCCATCAGTTTTGGGAAACCTCTGTCGTATTTTAAGTAGTTTGGTAACTCTGATAGTACAATCTGGTTGGTGAACCTTTGTTATGCATGCAGTTCTGCGACACTCATTTGAAATTTTCTACATGGCGAACTGTTTCATTTATCAAATGTGTGCATTTGGAAATTCTAGTGGACGTCGTTTTTCTCTTTGCTATGGCCTTTGCAGTCCCTTGTTATGACCTATCGTGGGAAATTTTTAAGCGTGTTTTCCCTTTGTACATGTCGTTTTGGGCCATCATAGTTGTCTCTACACCAAGTTGGTAAAGTCTACTTTCACTGCGGCAAGTTCCATTTGAGCTCTGTATGTTTAATGTACATCGCATGTGTGTGTTTGATGTTGATGTCGCTTGTGGTTTTGCAGGGTTCTGAGGCTGCAGCCTGGGCACAGGTACTGCCTCCTCGGCCAGCTCTCCAAGGAGGTTGGATGGAACTACGCTCAAACCATCAGGTTGAGCtatttcattgtgttgtttcttgCTGTTTCTTCAGTGCTCACTGGTTGCTAGTGTTAGACTGCTACCAGTGGGTTAAGATTAGTCTTTAGTGCTCACTAGTTGCTAGTGTAATCATTCCATGAAAGTTCAACCTGATTTGCTATGAATCAATGTGTGCCGGTCGGCTACATGCAACATTGTATGGTCTTCCGACAGCTGAGCTAGGAAGTTGTAGACGTGATTGGCAGTAGCTAATTACAAAGAGTAGAAATCAGTATCCTATGTTAATTAGTGTGGTGCATGCCATTGAACGGATCCTGaaatgtggttagttatgcttGTCAACCAAGCTGCACATTATGTACTGCCATCATATAAATGTCTGCCATGTTCTTCATCTCCCCTCCCTCTAATTCCTCTTGCCTGCGTTTTGTTTTGTGTATCAGATCTGTAGAAGCTGCCGCTGCCGTTGCCGCTGTTGCAGGTGGAACAAGAAGAAGCCCTCATGGCTGCTGCACATCTGAAGTGGCGAGCGCCACCCCATTTTTTTGGTACTATGAAGTGTTAGTTGGTACTGTGAAGTGTTAGCTGATGGTTGATTAGTCTGTTAATGCAAGTATTATTACATGCTATGAATATATACTGCAATCCTATTTTTTGTGTGAAAACTGTACTAGTTATctacaatacaagctagacatgaacCGGCTCTTCTACTAAAGGAACATGGTATAAATTTAGACCTCGTGTGTGATGCTACAAATTCAGACATATTACCTTTGTGATCTGAGAAGTTGATGCCATATTTAAGGTTTTGGAGATGTACTGTTTATTTACTTATGTGATCAGCACCCCAATCCCATGGTCCTCTATTTGGAGCAGCAAATCAAAGCTTGTTTGCTGCAGTTTATTTTATACACTTCCTTTTGTAACATCAACAAATAAAATCAGTTGTTTGCATCAGATTTGATCATTCTCACTTATTAGTTGAGTTCTAAGTATGTAGTATCTTTAGTTCTCTTGTTATATTATAGTCAGAATTATACCGTGCG
Above is a window of Triticum aestivum cultivar Chinese Spring chromosome 6B, IWGSC CS RefSeq v2.1, whole genome shotgun sequence DNA encoding:
- the LOC123137258 gene encoding uncharacterized protein isoform X2, producing MMHCRTISGGPRRRIRCRMVSTGSCCPTRVLRLQPGHRYCLLGQLSKEVGWNYAQTIRSVEAAAAVAAVAGGTRRSPHGCCTSEVASATPFFWYYEVLVGLRLDGHAAVLLCLIIPIRSLSTLSSSVYVQKI